A genomic window from Pseudocitrobacter corydidari includes:
- a CDS encoding type II toxin-antitoxin system PrlF family antitoxin, with protein sequence MLAYARSDAVLTTESKVTVRGQTTLPTPVREALKLKPGEDSIQYDILPGGQVLMSRVGDEQEDHTMKAFLQFLDTDIQNHPQQLRPFDMHQGRTLVSGMDINIDDEIGDDD encoded by the coding sequence ATGCTCGCTTATGCTCGTTCTGACGCCGTGCTGACCACTGAATCTAAGGTCACTGTGCGCGGTCAAACTACCCTACCCACGCCAGTACGTGAAGCGCTGAAACTCAAGCCCGGCGAGGACAGTATCCAGTATGACATTTTGCCTGGGGGGCAAGTGCTCATGAGCCGTGTGGGAGATGAACAGGAGGATCACACCATGAAGGCTTTCTTACAGTTTCTGGACACCGACATCCAGAACCATCCACAACAATTACGCCCATTCGATATGCATCAGGGCAGAACTCTGGTGTCTGGTATGGACATCAATATCGATGATGAGATTGGCGACGACGATTGA
- a CDS encoding HPr family phosphocarrier protein gives MQLCEHDIFISDERLDKVTALYRVVEKLSAAGNTTPDYLRGMLDREAQISTYLGNGIAIPHGTPESRDAVLQTGVKVIVFRHGVDWGDGNTAYLVTGIAARSNEHLEILRQLTRVLSDDAIPQALAKAESPSQVLALLTGSTTNTPAEVELQEGEQATFVIHNPHGLHARPSAVLVKFIKQFESQITVENLDNASGPVDGKNLMRVVSLGAKKGHRLLFRAQGEDAQQALREIGELIASGAGEMITVPVTPPPEVMQPKRSWLSRLFN, from the coding sequence ATGCAGCTCTGTGAACACGATATTTTTATCAGCGATGAGCGCCTCGATAAAGTCACCGCTCTGTACCGTGTGGTGGAAAAGCTCTCGGCGGCTGGCAATACCACGCCTGACTATTTACGCGGCATGTTGGATCGCGAAGCACAGATTTCCACTTATCTGGGAAATGGAATCGCGATCCCACACGGTACGCCGGAATCTCGCGATGCGGTATTACAAACCGGTGTAAAGGTAATTGTTTTCCGCCACGGTGTTGACTGGGGTGACGGCAATACCGCGTATCTGGTCACTGGAATTGCCGCGCGCTCCAATGAACATCTTGAGATTTTGCGCCAGTTGACTCGCGTGCTCAGCGATGACGCTATTCCGCAAGCACTGGCTAAAGCCGAATCCCCCAGTCAGGTTTTAGCGCTACTGACTGGATCGACCACCAATACGCCAGCAGAAGTGGAGTTGCAGGAGGGTGAGCAGGCAACGTTTGTCATCCATAATCCGCATGGTTTACATGCCAGACCCAGTGCGGTGTTGGTGAAGTTTATCAAACAGTTTGAAAGCCAAATTACGGTAGAGAACCTGGATAACGCCTCCGGCCCGGTGGACGGAAAAAACCTGATGCGGGTGGTGTCGCTCGGCGCGAAAAAGGGGCATCGCTTGTTGTTCCGGGCGCAGGGCGAAGATGCACAGCAGGCACTACGTGAAATTGGGGAGCTTATTGCCTCTGGTGCAGGCGAGATGATCACCGTTCCCGTTACCCCACCACCAGAAGTCATGCAGCCAAAGCGCAGTTGGCTATCCCGATTGTTTAATTAG
- a CDS encoding DeoR/GlpR family DNA-binding transcription regulator, with protein MAKPSTSLLKRRLDIAEIVRKNGEIKVDDLAEMLSVSGVTIRNDLNYLEQQGYLKRSFGGAIYTAQPVRAAVSHEVVPSQALEHSVELELAKQVARLVCDDDTVFLGAGEVLRKALPFLGDYRDLCLIINDLSHVAPARDYIDGEIVLLGGVLGRSGQALGGEIAIQSLQQFQPSCCLVMVDHISEDGTLNVKNESAAALLSECLRLSGQSIAVVAQRPVQDAARYPVGKLNTLSAIITPQIVAAEYHSRFLADGLTNSYTNNECLTWINPALHQAR; from the coding sequence GTGGCAAAACCATCTACCAGCCTGTTGAAAAGGCGTCTGGACATTGCCGAAATCGTCCGTAAAAACGGCGAAATAAAAGTAGACGATTTGGCTGAAATGTTATCGGTTTCAGGGGTGACGATCCGTAATGATCTCAATTACCTGGAGCAACAAGGCTATCTGAAACGCTCCTTTGGCGGAGCGATTTACACGGCCCAACCCGTCAGAGCAGCGGTAAGCCATGAAGTGGTGCCGTCGCAGGCGTTAGAGCATAGCGTAGAGCTTGAACTGGCTAAGCAAGTTGCCCGTCTGGTCTGTGACGACGATACCGTGTTTCTTGGGGCCGGAGAGGTGTTGCGTAAAGCGCTTCCTTTCCTGGGCGATTATCGGGATCTGTGCCTTATCATCAACGATCTTAGCCACGTTGCACCGGCGCGTGACTATATCGATGGGGAAATTGTGTTGTTAGGCGGTGTACTGGGACGTAGTGGTCAGGCGCTGGGGGGCGAAATTGCCATCCAATCTTTGCAACAATTTCAACCGTCATGTTGTCTGGTGATGGTGGACCATATTAGCGAGGATGGCACACTCAACGTAAAAAACGAAAGTGCAGCTGCTTTGCTAAGTGAATGCCTGCGCCTTAGTGGACAGAGTATTGCCGTGGTGGCGCAGCGTCCGGTTCAGGATGCGGCGCGTTATCCGGTAGGAAAACTGAATACGCTGAGCGCGATTATTACGCCGCAGATTGTCGCCGCGGAGTACCACTCACGGTTTCTGGCCGACGGCTTAACCAACAGCTATACCAATAACGAATGTCTGACCTGGATAAACCCGGCCCTGCATCAGGCAAGATGA
- a CDS encoding sugar kinase, translating into MNITIATLGELLVEFLAKKENQGFSSPGEFWGPYPSGAPAIFADQVAKLGFRSLLFSCVGNDAFGVMNITRLSRDGVNVQGISVLPNATTGSAFVSYRSQAQRDFIFNMPDSACGLLSADHLDEALLRQYSHFHIMGSSLFSFRLIDAVRKAISIVKENGGTISFDPNIRKEMLKIREMSQAFEYILDYTDFFLPSDGELDYFGLSKSRDEEKIVARLHKRGIAHVIIKRGARGASYYSKDEQHHVAGYPVEVVDPTGAGDCFGATFVSLFLAGYSVPDALAHANAAGSLAISARGPMEGTSTLEQIKELMRQQN; encoded by the coding sequence ATGAACATAACAATCGCAACATTGGGTGAATTGCTCGTCGAGTTTCTGGCAAAAAAAGAGAACCAGGGATTTTCCTCACCGGGGGAATTTTGGGGGCCATATCCCAGTGGGGCGCCCGCCATATTTGCCGATCAGGTCGCTAAACTTGGTTTTCGTTCATTGTTGTTTAGCTGTGTTGGCAACGATGCCTTCGGCGTTATGAATATTACCCGTTTATCGCGCGATGGCGTAAATGTCCAGGGGATTTCCGTACTGCCCAATGCTACAACGGGAAGTGCTTTTGTCAGCTACCGAAGCCAGGCCCAGCGCGATTTTATTTTCAATATGCCGGACAGTGCCTGTGGTTTGCTCAGTGCCGATCACCTTGATGAAGCATTGCTCAGGCAATACAGCCACTTCCATATTATGGGGTCGTCATTATTTTCGTTTCGTTTGATCGACGCCGTACGCAAGGCGATTAGCATTGTAAAAGAAAATGGCGGCACTATTTCTTTCGATCCTAATATCCGTAAAGAGATGCTAAAAATCCGTGAAATGTCGCAGGCCTTTGAATACATTCTTGATTACACGGATTTCTTCCTGCCAAGCGATGGCGAACTGGATTACTTCGGCCTGAGCAAATCTCGCGATGAAGAGAAAATTGTCGCAAGGCTTCACAAGCGTGGGATTGCCCATGTCATCATTAAACGCGGCGCCCGTGGAGCCAGTTACTACTCAAAAGACGAACAACATCATGTGGCTGGTTATCCGGTGGAGGTGGTTGATCCTACAGGCGCTGGCGACTGCTTTGGCGCAACCTTTGTCAGCCTGTTTCTTGCGGGATATTCCGTACCAGATGCCTTAGCTCATGCTAATGCGGCAGGATCGCTGGCTATCTCTGCGCGTGGGCCGATGGAAGGTACGTCCACGCTGGAACAAATTAAAGAATTAATGAGGCAGCAGAATTAA
- a CDS encoding type II toxin-antitoxin system YhaV family toxin, translating into MDFPHKVNGWALYAHPCFQETYDALVEDVEILKGKDPENYQKKAATRLLAVVHKVIEEHITVSPSSPSFRHGKTLGTGNHKDWSRAKFGAGRYRLFFRYSEKERVIILGWMNDEHTLRSYGKKSDAYTTFCKMLKKGHPPADWESLLQEALTSAKRK; encoded by the coding sequence ATGGACTTTCCGCATAAAGTGAATGGTTGGGCGCTCTACGCTCATCCCTGCTTTCAGGAAACTTATGATGCTTTAGTTGAAGATGTCGAGATATTAAAGGGAAAGGATCCTGAGAATTATCAAAAGAAAGCAGCCACCAGGCTGTTGGCCGTTGTACACAAAGTTATTGAGGAACACATCACCGTCTCTCCTTCATCACCATCATTTCGTCATGGGAAGACGTTAGGAACAGGTAATCATAAAGATTGGTCGAGAGCTAAATTCGGCGCGGGAAGGTATCGACTCTTTTTCCGGTACAGTGAAAAAGAGAGAGTTATCATCCTGGGGTGGATGAACGATGAACACACGCTCAGAAGCTACGGCAAAAAGAGTGACGCTTATACCACCTTCTGCAAAATGTTGAAGAAGGGGCACCCACCCGCCGATTGGGAAAGTCTTCTGCAAGAAGCCCTGACAAGCGCGAAACGTAAATAA
- a CDS encoding PTS fructose transporter subunit IIC, which yields MKKIIAVTGCPTGIAHTFMAEEALKNAAKKLSVEIKVETNGASGVENAIQPADLVDIAGVIIAADKDVLPDRFNGLPVIEVPVKEAIHHPAELINKVINGEAPIRKGESTTSTEIIEKESLGRQIYKHLMSGVSNMLPFVVAGGILIAVSFLWGIYSADPNSAEYNATAAMLMKIGQQAFSIMVPVFTAYIAFSISGRPGMVAGFVGGLLANATGAGFLGGIIAGFAAGYLMLWVKNRLEGLPRQYEGLKSIFIMPLIGVLVIGVLMSLLGQPVAAINNGMMNWLASLQEANPILLGIVVGAMCSFDFGGPVNKAAYVTGTLLLGQGNFYFMAGVSAACITPPLVIALATTFFPKGFSEEERAAGMVNYILGCTHITEGAIPFAAKDPLRVIPMMMIASSISAVLSYSLRIQVPAPHGGFLILPLVSQPLAWVLCIVAGSACGAVMLGLWRLWAVRKNAVNTTPVVKAGGQNAAL from the coding sequence ATGAAAAAGATCATTGCAGTGACCGGCTGCCCTACCGGTATTGCGCATACATTTATGGCTGAAGAAGCCTTAAAAAATGCCGCGAAAAAATTATCTGTCGAAATAAAAGTTGAAACAAATGGTGCCAGTGGCGTTGAAAATGCTATTCAACCTGCTGATCTGGTCGATATTGCCGGAGTCATTATTGCGGCAGATAAAGATGTCTTACCTGATCGCTTTAATGGTTTACCGGTTATTGAAGTGCCGGTAAAAGAAGCAATCCATCATCCTGCGGAGCTGATTAACAAAGTTATTAATGGTGAAGCCCCAATACGTAAAGGCGAATCAACTACCAGCACGGAAATTATCGAAAAAGAATCATTGGGGCGACAAATTTATAAGCACCTGATGAGTGGTGTTTCAAATATGCTGCCTTTTGTGGTTGCCGGAGGCATATTAATTGCGGTGTCGTTTTTATGGGGGATTTATTCCGCTGATCCTAATTCAGCTGAATACAATGCAACCGCCGCCATGCTAATGAAAATTGGTCAGCAAGCCTTTTCGATCATGGTTCCGGTCTTTACCGCTTATATTGCATTCTCTATTTCGGGCAGACCTGGGATGGTGGCTGGATTTGTCGGCGGCTTACTGGCAAATGCTACCGGCGCAGGATTCCTCGGTGGGATAATTGCCGGATTCGCCGCCGGTTACCTGATGTTATGGGTAAAGAACCGACTCGAAGGCTTACCGCGTCAGTATGAAGGCCTGAAATCGATTTTTATTATGCCACTCATTGGCGTACTGGTTATTGGCGTGTTGATGTCGCTGCTTGGGCAACCTGTTGCAGCTATCAATAATGGCATGATGAACTGGCTGGCATCGCTACAGGAAGCGAATCCAATATTGCTGGGTATTGTGGTGGGTGCAATGTGCTCCTTTGACTTTGGCGGCCCGGTAAACAAAGCCGCTTATGTCACCGGCACGCTTTTACTGGGCCAGGGCAACTTCTACTTTATGGCTGGTGTGTCTGCCGCATGTATTACTCCACCGCTGGTAATTGCTCTGGCGACCACCTTCTTTCCAAAAGGTTTTAGCGAGGAAGAACGTGCCGCAGGCATGGTTAACTATATCCTCGGCTGTACACACATCACTGAAGGCGCAATTCCTTTCGCAGCGAAAGATCCTTTACGTGTCATCCCGATGATGATGATTGCTTCCAGCATTTCTGCGGTACTTAGCTACAGCTTGCGTATTCAGGTTCCGGCTCCTCACGGCGGCTTCTTAATTTTACCTTTGGTGAGTCAGCCGCTGGCCTGGGTGTTATGTATTGTTGCGGGCTCTGCATGTGGCGCAGTAATGCTTGGCCTATGGCGGTTGTGGGCTGTACGCAAAAATGCGGTCAATACAACTCCTGTTGTAAAGGCTGGAGGTCAGAATGCAGCTCTGTGA
- the garD gene encoding galactarate dehydratase — protein MANIEIRQDAPKAFYIKVHDTDNVAIIVNDNGLKAGTRFPDGLELIEHIPQGHKVALVDIPVNGEIIRYGEVIGYAVRDIAKGSWIDESTVSLPEAPPLNTLPLATKVPEPLPALEGYTFEGYRNADGSVGTKNLLGISTSVHCVAGVVDYVVKIIERDLLPKYPNVDGVVGLNHLYGCGVAINAPAAIVPIRTIHNIALNPNFGGEVMVIGLGCEKLQPERLLEGTPDVNAIPADNASIVRLQDEQHVGFKSMVDDILQVAERHLKKLNERQRETCPASELVVGMQCGGSDAFSGVTANPAVGYASDLLVRCGATVMFSEVTEVRDAIHLLTPRAINEEVGKRLLEEMAWYDNYLDMGKTDRSANPSPGNKKGGLANVVEKALGSIAKSGKSAIVEVLSPGQRPTKRGLIYAATPASDFVCGTQQVASGITVQVFTTGRGTPYGLMAVPVIKMATRTELANRWYDLMDINAGTIATGEETIEDVGWKLFQFILDVASGKKKTFSDQWGLHNQLAVFNPAPVT, from the coding sequence ATGGCTAACATCGAAATTCGCCAAGACGCGCCGAAAGCATTTTATATAAAAGTGCACGATACGGATAACGTGGCGATTATTGTTAATGATAATGGCTTAAAAGCAGGAACACGTTTTCCTGATGGGCTGGAGTTAATTGAACATATTCCACAAGGCCATAAGGTGGCATTGGTGGACATTCCCGTTAATGGCGAAATCATTCGCTATGGCGAAGTCATTGGCTATGCGGTGCGCGATATCGCCAAAGGCAGCTGGATTGACGAATCCACCGTGTCGCTGCCGGAAGCGCCGCCGCTGAATACGCTGCCGCTTGCCACCAAAGTGCCGGAGCCGCTGCCTGCGCTTGAGGGTTACACCTTTGAGGGTTATCGCAACGCCGATGGCAGCGTGGGGACGAAAAATCTGCTGGGGATCTCCACCAGCGTGCACTGCGTGGCGGGGGTTGTGGATTATGTCGTCAAAATCATCGAACGTGACCTGCTGCCAAAATATCCTAACGTTGATGGTGTCGTCGGCCTGAACCATCTCTACGGCTGCGGCGTGGCGATTAACGCACCTGCCGCCATCGTGCCTATCCGCACCATTCACAACATCGCTCTGAACCCGAACTTTGGCGGCGAGGTAATGGTGATTGGCCTCGGCTGTGAAAAACTCCAGCCGGAACGCCTGCTGGAAGGCACACCGGATGTGAATGCCATTCCGGCCGACAACGCCAGCATTGTGCGTTTGCAGGACGAACAACACGTCGGCTTTAAATCGATGGTTGATGATATTTTGCAGGTCGCCGAACGCCACCTGAAAAAATTGAACGAACGCCAGCGCGAGACCTGCCCGGCCTCTGAACTGGTCGTTGGGATGCAGTGCGGCGGCAGCGATGCGTTTTCCGGCGTGACGGCGAACCCGGCGGTGGGCTACGCGTCTGACCTACTGGTACGCTGCGGCGCAACCGTGATGTTCTCAGAGGTGACGGAAGTACGTGATGCTATCCACCTGCTGACGCCGCGCGCCATTAACGAAGAGGTAGGTAAACGCCTGCTGGAAGAGATGGCCTGGTACGATAACTATCTCGATATGGGTAAAACCGACCGCAGCGCCAACCCGTCCCCCGGCAACAAAAAAGGTGGGCTGGCAAACGTGGTGGAAAAAGCGCTCGGCTCGATTGCCAAATCTGGCAAAAGCGCCATTGTTGAAGTGCTCTCTCCGGGCCAACGCCCGACCAAACGCGGGCTGATCTACGCCGCGACGCCTGCCAGCGATTTCGTCTGCGGCACGCAGCAGGTGGCTTCCGGTATTACGGTGCAGGTCTTCACAACCGGGCGCGGTACGCCGTATGGCCTGATGGCGGTGCCGGTCATTAAGATGGCGACGCGTACCGAACTGGCGAACCGCTGGTACGACTTAATGGATATCAACGCGGGCACTATCGCCACTGGCGAAGAGACGATTGAGGATGTGGGCTGGAAGCTGTTCCAGTTTATTCTTGATGTGGCGAGCGGGAAGAAGAAGACGTTCTCGGATCAGTGGGGGCTGCATAACCAGCTGGCGGTGTTTAACCCGGCACCGGTGACCTGA
- the gatZ gene encoding tagatose-bisphosphate aldolase subunit GatZ, which translates to MKEIIARHKAGEHLGICSVCSAHPLVIESALLFDLNTDNKVLIEATSNQVNQFGGYTGMKPADFRDFVYGIAQEVGFPRERLILGGDHLGPNCWQNEPAVAAMEKSVELIKAYVAAGFSKIHLDASMSCADDPTPLDPMVVARRAAVLCKAAEETANEEQKRHLTYVIGTEVPVPGGEASTIGSVHVTREVDAARTLETHQIAFRESGLEEALSRVIAIVVQPGVEFDHTQIIHYQPQAAQALSAWIKETPMVYEAHSTDYQTRQAYRALVRDHYAILKVGPALTFALREAVFALAQMENELVSPEQRSRVMEVIDEVMLNEPGYWKKYYRPTWSQAMVDIHFSLSDRIRYYWPHPRIRQSVEKMIANLNHIDLPLGLLSQYMPVQFERLADGALTATPHNLIIDKIQDVLRAYRFGCIAEESV; encoded by the coding sequence GTGAAAGAAATAATTGCTCGTCATAAAGCAGGAGAACATCTGGGCATCTGTTCAGTTTGTTCTGCTCATCCCCTGGTTATCGAATCTGCTCTGCTTTTCGATCTCAACACAGACAACAAAGTATTGATTGAAGCCACATCCAATCAGGTGAATCAGTTTGGTGGTTATACCGGAATGAAACCGGCTGATTTTCGTGATTTTGTTTATGGCATTGCTCAGGAAGTGGGATTTCCACGTGAGCGGTTGATTCTTGGTGGCGATCATTTGGGGCCTAACTGCTGGCAGAACGAACCGGCAGTAGCAGCAATGGAAAAGTCGGTTGAGTTAATAAAGGCGTATGTCGCCGCTGGTTTTAGCAAAATTCACTTGGACGCGTCAATGTCCTGCGCAGATGACCCAACACCGTTGGATCCGATGGTCGTTGCACGCCGTGCCGCTGTGCTTTGTAAAGCAGCGGAAGAGACCGCAAACGAAGAACAAAAACGCCATCTGACTTATGTCATCGGCACCGAAGTGCCTGTTCCTGGCGGCGAAGCCAGCACCATCGGCAGCGTTCATGTCACCCGCGAAGTCGATGCTGCCCGTACGCTGGAAACTCACCAAATCGCGTTTCGTGAATCAGGGCTGGAAGAAGCATTATCGCGCGTGATCGCCATTGTGGTGCAGCCGGGCGTTGAATTTGATCATACCCAGATTATTCATTATCAGCCGCAGGCGGCACAGGCGCTCTCCGCATGGATCAAAGAGACGCCGATGGTATATGAAGCACACTCCACCGATTACCAAACTCGCCAGGCCTACCGCGCCCTCGTTCGCGATCATTACGCCATCCTGAAAGTGGGCCCAGCCCTCACTTTCGCCCTGCGTGAAGCCGTATTTGCCCTTGCGCAAATGGAAAATGAACTGGTATCGCCAGAACAACGTAGCCGCGTGATGGAAGTTATCGATGAAGTAATGCTCAACGAACCAGGCTACTGGAAAAAGTACTACCGCCCTACCTGGAGCCAGGCGATGGTCGATATTCACTTCAGCCTCTCCGATCGAATCCGCTATTACTGGCCGCATCCACGCATTCGCCAGAGCGTAGAGAAAATGATCGCCAATTTAAACCACATCGATCTGCCGCTGGGATTGCTCAGTCAGTACATGCCCGTGCAGTTCGAACGCCTTGCAGATGGAGCGCTGACCGCTACGCCGCATAACCTGATTATCGACAAAATCCAGGATGTTCTGCGTGCCTACCGCTTTGGCTGTATTGCTGAGGAGTCTGTATGA
- the pfkB gene encoding 1-phosphofructokinase, protein MIYTLTLNSAIDMNIFSDPLQPNIVNRTHHTEFCPNGKGVNVALVLDHFQIPAHILGIFGGFTGHYIVESLRTRKMPVTPAWVDEPTRINIFIHDGQQEYKLVNPGSYIPDECKHQIITIISQLPDAEYLVISGSLPQGIESRFYAEIMHICQQKDIGVILDISHPSLRQLLEFKPLLIKPNDEEVKAIFGLTVLDDNDAKNTLTTLHALGAQNVLLTLGAKGMYFSNGIDYWFCSAPTVDLVSSACAGDAALAAFLSQWLSTGEVEYALSLASATGADVASSAGLGQLAAIETLLSQIHVRKL, encoded by the coding sequence GTGATCTACACGCTAACGCTTAATAGCGCGATCGATATGAATATATTTAGCGATCCTTTACAGCCAAATATTGTCAATCGCACTCACCACACCGAGTTTTGCCCGAATGGCAAAGGGGTAAATGTTGCGCTGGTCCTGGATCACTTTCAAATACCTGCGCATATATTAGGCATTTTTGGTGGTTTCACCGGGCATTATATTGTTGAAAGCCTGCGTACCCGAAAAATGCCAGTTACACCAGCATGGGTAGATGAACCAACGCGGATTAATATTTTCATTCATGACGGTCAGCAGGAGTATAAACTCGTCAACCCTGGCTCATATATTCCAGATGAATGTAAACATCAAATCATCACGATTATTTCGCAACTGCCCGATGCAGAATATCTGGTGATAAGCGGCAGTCTGCCACAAGGTATTGAAAGCCGCTTTTACGCAGAAATAATGCATATTTGTCAGCAAAAAGATATCGGCGTGATTTTAGATATTAGTCATCCATCATTACGTCAGTTACTGGAGTTCAAACCGTTATTAATTAAACCCAATGATGAAGAGGTTAAAGCAATATTCGGTTTAACTGTCTTAGACGACAATGATGCGAAAAATACGCTTACCACTTTACATGCACTTGGTGCACAAAATGTTCTGCTAACCCTTGGTGCTAAAGGAATGTATTTCTCCAATGGGATCGATTACTGGTTTTGTAGCGCGCCAACGGTTGATCTGGTGAGTTCCGCCTGTGCAGGCGATGCCGCACTGGCTGCCTTTCTCAGCCAGTGGTTATCTACAGGAGAAGTGGAATATGCCTTATCTCTTGCCAGTGCAACAGGCGCTGATGTCGCAAGTTCTGCCGGATTAGGCCAACTTGCGGCAATAGAAACCTTACTTTCGCAAATCCACGTCAGAAAGCTGTAG
- a CDS encoding tagatose bisphosphate family class II aldolase has product MFIISSKNMLQKAQHAGYAVPAFNIHNLETLQVVVETAAEMRSPLIVAGTPGTFSYAGMGNIVAIAGDLAREYNLPLAIHLDHHESLADIESKVMAGIRSVMIDGSHFPFEENVALVKSVVDFCHRYDTSVEAELGRLGGIEDDLVVDSKDALYTNPQQAREFVARTGIDSLAVAIGTAHGMYAAEPKLDFERLAEIRALVDIPLVLHGASGLPESDIRQAISLGVCKVNVATELKIAFSDALKEYFLQNPKANDPRHYMQPAKQAMKEVVRKVIHVCGCEGQL; this is encoded by the coding sequence ATGTTCATTATTTCCAGTAAAAATATGCTCCAGAAGGCCCAGCATGCAGGCTATGCCGTGCCTGCCTTTAACATCCATAACCTGGAAACCTTGCAGGTGGTGGTAGAAACCGCCGCAGAAATGCGCTCACCGCTGATCGTCGCCGGAACACCAGGCACGTTTAGCTATGCCGGAATGGGCAACATTGTGGCGATCGCGGGCGATCTGGCTCGCGAATACAATCTGCCGCTGGCCATTCATCTGGATCATCATGAATCGTTAGCCGATATCGAAAGCAAAGTTATGGCAGGGATCCGTTCAGTCATGATCGATGGTTCCCACTTTCCCTTTGAAGAGAATGTGGCACTGGTGAAAAGCGTGGTCGATTTTTGCCATCGCTACGACACCAGCGTGGAGGCAGAACTGGGCCGCCTTGGTGGGATCGAAGATGATTTAGTGGTAGACAGCAAAGATGCTCTTTACACCAATCCACAACAAGCGCGTGAGTTTGTGGCGCGCACCGGCATTGATTCGCTGGCGGTTGCTATCGGCACGGCACACGGTATGTATGCCGCTGAACCTAAACTCGATTTTGAGCGACTGGCAGAAATACGCGCTCTGGTGGATATCCCTCTGGTATTGCATGGGGCATCTGGTTTGCCGGAAAGTGATATTCGCCAGGCCATCAGCCTTGGGGTATGCAAAGTCAATGTTGCCACCGAACTGAAAATCGCCTTCTCCGACGCCTTAAAAGAGTATTTCCTGCAAAACCCGAAAGCCAATGATCCCCGCCACTATATGCAACCAGCAAAACAGGCGATGAAAGAGGTGGTACGCAAAGTGATCCATGTTTGCGGCTGTGAAGGGCAACTGTGA